One window of the Thermomicrobiales bacterium genome contains the following:
- a CDS encoding alpha/beta hydrolase has protein sequence MNEVLARDGLTEINGLRLAWQEWVGGDARPPVLLIHGLGSSKRVWDLVGPILGRERRVVALDQRGHGESDKRDDGYDIEQIVRDDRALAEALGLRLPVVVGHSWGADVALAYASLFPYGVSAVVLVDGGVVDMRSLSDASWADIEHDLQSPDVSGLSRDEFLARTRSRRDLPWRPELDEIALSTVCVREDGAISPRLTRESQRKILRSVREYRPADYFEAVACPVTIVLADNSTADERARAFLALKQQGADAALMGLRRSPDRRVVWFSETAHNIPVHRPEALTAEIEMTIATLDDE, from the coding sequence ATGAACGAGGTTCTCGCGCGAGATGGTTTGACCGAGATCAACGGGCTCCGGCTGGCCTGGCAGGAATGGGTTGGCGGCGACGCGCGGCCACCGGTCCTGTTGATCCACGGGCTGGGGTCATCGAAGCGTGTCTGGGATCTGGTCGGGCCGATCCTCGGGCGAGAGCGGCGCGTTGTCGCTCTCGATCAACGGGGCCATGGCGAGAGCGACAAGCGGGATGACGGCTACGACATCGAGCAGATCGTCCGCGACGATCGCGCGCTGGCGGAGGCGCTTGGTCTACGGCTACCGGTCGTCGTCGGCCATTCGTGGGGGGCCGACGTCGCGCTGGCCTACGCATCGCTCTTTCCCTATGGCGTCAGCGCTGTCGTCCTGGTCGATGGCGGAGTCGTTGATATGCGGTCGTTGTCCGACGCGAGCTGGGCGGACATCGAGCACGACCTGCAGTCCCCGGATGTGAGTGGGCTCTCGCGAGATGAGTTCCTGGCGCGGACACGATCGCGGCGCGATCTGCCGTGGCGGCCCGAGCTGGATGAGATCGCCCTCAGCACCGTGTGTGTGCGTGAGGATGGCGCAATCTCGCCTCGACTCACGCGCGAAAGCCAGCGCAAGATTCTTCGCTCGGTCCGGGAGTACCGGCCGGCCGACTACTTCGAGGCGGTTGCCTGCCCGGTGACGATCGTGCTGGCCGATAACTCGACCGCCGATGAGCGGGCGCGCGCATTCCTCGCGCTCAAGCAGCAGGGGGCCGACGCGGCGCTGATGGGACTGCGACGCTCACCCGACCGTCGGGTGGTCTGGTTCTCGGAGACGGCCCACAACATCCCGGTTCACCGCCCGGAGGCGCTGACAGCTGAGATCGAGATGACGATCGCAACGCTGGATGATGAATGA
- a CDS encoding superoxide dismutase: protein MAFDLPKLPYAEDALEPNIDQQTMSIHHDKHHAAYVNNLNAAVDGTEFADMAIEDLLRNIDKVPEAKRTAVRNNGGGHANHTMFWEIMGPNGGGEPTGALADAIKSTFGSLDELKAKMNAAGAGRFGSGWAWLIANGSGGLEVISTANQDSPFMDGNYPIMGVDVWEHAYYLKYQNRRPDYLAAWWNTINWDAVNERYVKSKG, encoded by the coding sequence ATGGCATTTGATCTTCCGAAACTGCCGTATGCAGAAGATGCGCTCGAGCCGAATATCGACCAGCAGACGATGAGTATCCACCACGATAAGCATCATGCTGCTTATGTCAACAACCTCAACGCCGCGGTCGACGGCACCGAGTTCGCCGACATGGCGATCGAGGATCTGCTCCGGAATATTGACAAAGTCCCCGAAGCCAAGCGCACAGCAGTCCGTAACAATGGCGGCGGGCACGCTAATCACACCATGTTCTGGGAGATTATGGGCCCGAATGGCGGCGGCGAGCCAACCGGCGCACTGGCCGACGCGATCAAGAGCACGTTCGGCAGTCTTGACGAGCTCAAGGCGAAGATGAACGCGGCCGGCGCTGGCCGGTTCGGCTCCGGCTGGGCCTGGCTGATCGCGAATGGCAGCGGTGGCCTGGAGGTCATCAGCACCGCCAATCAGGACAGCCCGTTCATGGACGGGAACTATCCGATCATGGGCGTCGATGTCTGGGAGCACGCCTACTACCTCAAATACCAGAACCGCCGGCCAGACTATCTGGCCGCCTGGTGGAATACCATCAACTGGGACGCCGTCAACGAGCGTTACGTCAAGTCCAAGGGGTAA
- a CDS encoding plastocyanin/azurin family copper-binding protein, producing the protein MWSDAARVSVALDRRRFLRILAGAIAMPLAAACGGKGDTTPSASPTTTGPRTHVVSMTDAPAFDPAELTIAAGDTVTFVSAGNEPHTTTCDPARLPDIAALPELAAIWDSGPLLPGQRFSVRLTVPGVYTYACIDHATEGMVGKVTVAG; encoded by the coding sequence ATGTGGAGTGATGCCGCGCGGGTCAGTGTTGCGCTGGATCGGCGTCGATTCCTTAGAATTCTGGCCGGCGCGATAGCCATGCCGCTCGCTGCAGCCTGTGGCGGCAAGGGTGATACGACGCCATCCGCCTCGCCGACGACGACGGGCCCACGAACGCATGTGGTCAGCATGACCGATGCGCCAGCGTTCGACCCGGCCGAGCTCACGATCGCGGCCGGCGACACCGTTACCTTTGTCTCGGCCGGCAACGAGCCGCACACGACGACCTGCGATCCGGCCCGGCTGCCCGATATTGCAGCACTCCCCGAGCTCGCCGCCATCTGGGATTCCGGCCCGCTCCTGCCCGGCCAACGCTTCAGTGTCCGCCTGACTGTTCCCGGCGTCTACACCTATGCCTGCATTGACCACGCCACCGAGGGGATGGTCGGGAAAGTGACGGTCGCGGGGTAG
- a CDS encoding YbaK/EbsC family protein: MLPAHDRILRQLLEQRVPYRLIHRDLAPQTRQLWLTTVAFHTGRGQWTLAVIRLGDTIDLDRLARVVGVRPADLSPASADDARWALGCDPEGLAPIAPVVRARVIFDEAVTQIDIAWCGSGRDDRMLEIRVRDLLDLTGGRVVQLVKA; encoded by the coding sequence ATGCTTCCAGCCCATGATCGCATTCTCCGCCAACTGCTGGAACAACGGGTTCCGTATCGGCTGATCCACCGCGATCTGGCGCCACAGACCCGCCAGCTCTGGCTGACCACCGTCGCTTTTCACACCGGGCGCGGGCAGTGGACGCTGGCGGTGATTCGCCTGGGAGACACGATCGACCTGGACCGACTGGCGCGCGTCGTCGGTGTCCGGCCGGCCGATCTCTCGCCCGCATCGGCCGACGATGCGCGCTGGGCGCTCGGCTGCGACCCGGAGGGCCTCGCGCCGATCGCGCCGGTCGTCCGCGCCCGCGTCATCTTCGACGAGGCCGTCACGCAGATCGACATCGCCTGGTGCGGATCCGGGCGCGATGACCGAATGTTGGAGATTCGCGTTCGCGACCTGCTCGATCTGACTGGCGGGCGCGTGGTCCAGTTAGTCAAGGCGTAA
- a CDS encoding MOSC domain-containing protein produces MSGKVVGVSRSATHTLSKPSEPEITLVEGLGVEGDAHAGVMVKHRARVARNPDQPNLRQVHLIHAELFDELRAGGFTAIPGRLGENVTTSGIDLLGLPTGTRLRLGAEAVVEVTGLRNPCALLDEIEQGLMKATLDRDAEGNLVRKAGVMAIVITGGIVREEDTVEVMLPAEPHTPLVPV; encoded by the coding sequence GTGAGTGGGAAAGTTGTCGGAGTGAGCCGGAGCGCGACGCATACGCTGAGCAAGCCGAGCGAGCCGGAGATCACGTTGGTGGAAGGGCTGGGGGTCGAGGGAGACGCCCACGCGGGAGTCATGGTCAAGCATCGCGCGCGAGTGGCGCGCAATCCAGACCAGCCGAATCTGCGTCAGGTTCACCTGATCCACGCCGAGCTGTTCGACGAGCTGCGGGCCGGAGGCTTCACAGCCATCCCGGGCCGTCTCGGCGAGAACGTGACGACAAGCGGCATCGATCTGCTGGGGCTGCCGACCGGCACACGGCTGCGGCTTGGCGCCGAAGCGGTTGTCGAGGTCACCGGGCTTCGGAATCCCTGCGCGCTCCTCGACGAGATCGAGCAGGGGTTAATGAAGGCGACACTCGACCGCGACGCCGAGGGCAACCTCGTCCGCAAGGCAGGCGTGATGGCCATCGTCATCACCGGCGGTATCGTCCGTGAGGAGGACACCGTCGAGGTCATGCTGCCGGCCGAGCCACACACCCCGCTCGTGCCTGTCTGA
- a CDS encoding methyltransferase domain-containing protein produces MTDERSHRSILRSEAALDLTSDLWMHSHFRAMAEVYHSLLNQAELLPGDRVLDLGCGSGTHFGWIAAIVGPEGRIVGVDADAENLEIARSRIAGQPWAGQIELHTGPMSSLPFEDTAFDAVWCAGSLQYVADPVSAIREMVRVVRPGGKVAVQDVEMHPMMLGPMPDELLIALKDCLPRGDTGTDEGFVDWFTGHKLRGYLLEAGLREVRGYLRMRDYVHPLTDDERRFLDVAIPYLCSTSPGIQTLRPEQQAALAALVEPAGDASILNRPDFQFVEGRALAVGVR; encoded by the coding sequence ATGACTGACGAACGGTCGCACCGCTCGATCCTGCGAAGCGAGGCGGCGCTGGACCTGACCAGCGACCTCTGGATGCATAGCCACTTCCGGGCTATGGCCGAGGTCTATCACTCGCTGCTGAATCAGGCAGAGCTATTGCCGGGAGATCGGGTTCTCGATCTTGGCTGTGGCAGCGGCACGCACTTCGGCTGGATCGCCGCGATCGTCGGGCCAGAGGGTCGGATTGTCGGCGTCGATGCGGACGCCGAGAACCTGGAGATCGCCCGCAGCCGGATCGCCGGCCAGCCGTGGGCGGGGCAGATCGAGCTGCACACGGGGCCGATGTCGTCGCTGCCGTTCGAAGACACCGCGTTCGACGCCGTCTGGTGCGCCGGATCGCTCCAGTATGTCGCAGACCCGGTCTCCGCCATCCGCGAGATGGTCCGCGTCGTTCGCCCGGGGGGCAAGGTTGCCGTCCAGGACGTCGAAATGCACCCGATGATGCTCGGCCCGATGCCGGACGAGCTGCTGATCGCGCTGAAGGATTGCCTGCCGCGCGGCGACACCGGGACTGACGAGGGGTTTGTCGACTGGTTCACCGGCCACAAGCTGCGTGGCTATCTGCTGGAGGCCGGCCTGCGCGAGGTGCGCGGATACCTGCGGATGCGGGATTATGTCCATCCACTGACCGACGACGAGCGACGCTTCCTGGATGTCGCGATCCCATACCTGTGTTCCACATCGCCAGGCATCCAGACACTCCGGCCCGAACAGCAGGCCGCGCTTGCCGCGCTCGTCGAGCCAGCCGGGGACGCGTCGATCCTCAACCGTCCCGACTTTCAATTCGTCGAAGGTCGCGCGTTGGCAGTCGGCGTGCGGTAA
- a CDS encoding aspartate aminotransferase family protein, whose protein sequence is MVEVSRHEEAFLAPGSQAGELYERARKVMPGGNSRTTVYQSPYPPYAAEGRGAVLIDVDGQARYDFLNNYTSLIHGHADPDITAAVVAQLPRGVAFAMPTEQEVRLAELLTSRVPSVDQIRFTNSGSEAVMIAIKGARAHTGRGKIMKFEGCYHGSYDFAEVSMTPPADTWNLAEPPSLPYSAGTPQGVLDNVVISRMNDLALTERLIDRHWHDLAAVLIDPMPMRAGLVPADLSFLMALREMTRARGIVLIFDEVIALRSAWGGAQSILGITPDMTTMGKIIGGGFPVGAVGGSAEVMSAFDPRHGPTKAPHGGTFNANPITMAAGLAAMEKMTPAEYDRLATLGAHLREALAEALDGARIPGQVTGAGSLFQIHLHDRPIRDYRGSVPAGEERTRVATLHRGLMAHGIITAPSLMGCLSTPMGTMEIDAFVNAFTEAALDVQGGG, encoded by the coding sequence ATGGTCGAGGTTAGCCGCCACGAGGAGGCGTTCCTCGCGCCCGGCTCGCAGGCCGGTGAGCTCTACGAGCGGGCACGCAAGGTCATGCCCGGCGGGAACAGCCGGACAACGGTCTATCAATCGCCATACCCGCCTTATGCCGCCGAGGGGCGCGGCGCGGTACTCATCGATGTCGATGGCCAGGCGCGGTACGACTTCCTGAACAACTACACGTCGCTGATCCACGGCCACGCCGACCCGGACATCACCGCGGCGGTGGTCGCCCAGCTGCCGCGTGGCGTCGCCTTCGCGATGCCGACCGAGCAGGAGGTGCGGTTGGCCGAGCTGCTGACGAGCCGCGTGCCGTCGGTCGACCAGATCCGCTTCACCAACTCCGGCTCCGAGGCGGTGATGATCGCGATCAAGGGGGCGAGGGCGCACACTGGCCGGGGCAAGATTATGAAGTTCGAGGGCTGTTACCACGGCTCCTACGACTTCGCCGAGGTGTCGATGACTCCGCCGGCCGACACCTGGAACCTCGCGGAACCGCCGTCGCTGCCCTACTCGGCCGGCACACCGCAGGGGGTGCTCGACAACGTAGTCATCTCGCGAATGAACGACCTGGCGCTAACCGAACGGTTGATTGACCGGCATTGGCACGACCTGGCCGCTGTGCTGATCGACCCGATGCCGATGCGGGCCGGCCTCGTCCCCGCCGACCTGTCGTTCCTGATGGCGCTGCGCGAGATGACCCGCGCACGGGGGATCGTGCTGATCTTCGACGAGGTCATCGCGCTGCGCTCAGCCTGGGGCGGCGCGCAGTCGATACTCGGCATCACGCCAGACATGACAACGATGGGCAAGATCATCGGCGGGGGATTCCCGGTTGGCGCGGTCGGTGGCTCGGCCGAGGTGATGAGCGCCTTCGACCCCCGCCACGGCCCAACGAAAGCGCCACATGGCGGCACGTTCAACGCAAACCCGATCACGATGGCCGCCGGATTGGCGGCGATGGAGAAGATGACGCCGGCCGAGTACGACAGGTTGGCCACTCTCGGCGCGCATCTCCGTGAGGCATTGGCCGAGGCGCTGGATGGCGCGCGCATCCCGGGCCAGGTAACCGGGGCCGGCTCGCTCTTCCAGATTCATCTCCACGACCGGCCGATCCGCGACTATCGCGGCAGCGTGCCGGCCGGCGAGGAACGCACCCGCGTCGCAACGCTACACCGCGGGCTGATGGCGCATGGCATTATCACCGCGCCGTCGCTGATGGGCTGCCTCTCGACACCGATGGGCACGATGGAGATCGACGCCTTCGTCAATGCCTTCACCGAGGCGGCGCTCGATGTACAGGGTGGGGGATGA
- a CDS encoding FAD-binding oxidoreductase, whose protein sequence is METADVIIIGAGVVGASTAFSLARRGVTNVLVLERRQVASGATGKSSGLVRMHYTNPIETQLAFRAFQWFKHWDEIVGGDCGFVQTGVLRLATPEVMSKLRANVRMQQDIGVNTQVISRADIDEIQPGLWLDDIEAAAYEPESGYADPSSTASSLMSAARDRGVRLRTNTAVTGILTENGRVTGVDTSQGQFAAPIVLIAANAWSRPLLQSVGQDLPIYGERHEVAVAERPPALANGHMTILDGAMDLYFRPEGSNLTLIGTGTGTPDDPDTYSETTSPAHIERVGERISKRFPAMHDAGVRRSLAGIYDMTPDDLPVLDRVPETDGLFCAVGFCGHGFKISPAVGAVMAELMTTGGSLALDLSLVRYTRFAEGKHSISPTDYLDPMTPQARQG, encoded by the coding sequence ATGGAAACCGCGGACGTCATCATCATCGGGGCCGGCGTCGTGGGCGCCAGCACCGCCTTCAGCCTCGCGCGACGAGGTGTGACCAACGTGCTCGTCCTCGAGCGCCGGCAGGTCGCCAGCGGCGCGACGGGCAAGTCGAGCGGACTGGTGCGGATGCACTACACGAACCCGATTGAAACGCAACTCGCCTTTCGGGCGTTTCAGTGGTTCAAGCACTGGGACGAGATCGTCGGCGGCGATTGCGGGTTCGTTCAGACTGGCGTCCTCCGGCTGGCAACGCCCGAGGTGATGTCCAAGCTGCGCGCCAACGTGCGGATGCAGCAGGACATCGGTGTCAACACGCAGGTCATCTCCCGAGCCGACATCGACGAGATCCAGCCGGGTCTCTGGCTGGACGATATCGAGGCCGCGGCCTACGAGCCAGAGTCCGGCTACGCGGATCCGTCATCAACCGCATCCTCGCTGATGAGCGCTGCCCGGGACCGCGGCGTCAGGCTCCGCACCAACACTGCGGTGACAGGGATTCTGACTGAGAACGGCCGCGTGACGGGCGTCGATACCAGTCAGGGTCAGTTCGCAGCGCCAATCGTGCTCATCGCCGCGAATGCGTGGTCTCGTCCGCTCCTGCAGTCGGTCGGTCAGGATCTCCCGATCTATGGCGAACGGCACGAGGTGGCAGTGGCCGAGCGGCCGCCAGCGCTCGCCAATGGTCACATGACGATCCTCGACGGGGCGATGGATCTGTATTTTCGCCCCGAGGGGTCGAATCTCACCCTGATCGGCACCGGCACCGGCACGCCTGATGACCCCGACACGTATAGCGAGACGACGTCCCCGGCGCACATCGAGCGCGTGGGTGAGCGGATCTCAAAGCGATTCCCGGCCATGCACGACGCGGGAGTCCGGCGGAGTCTCGCCGGGATCTATGACATGACGCCCGACGACCTGCCGGTGCTGGACCGCGTGCCGGAGACCGATGGGCTCTTCTGCGCGGTCGGCTTCTGTGGCCACGGCTTCAAGATCTCGCCGGCCGTCGGCGCAGTGATGGCCGAGCTAATGACGACGGGCGGATCGCTCGCGCTGGACCTGAGCCTGGTGCGCTACACCCGTTTCGCGGAAGGGAAGCACTCGATCAGCCCGACCGACTATCTCGACCCGATGACGCCACAAGCCCGACAAGGCTGA
- a CDS encoding FAD-binding oxidoreductase: protein MLIGASYFSDASIVIIGAGAVGSATAYRLAQAGAAVTVVERRFPGAGTSGSSFAWLNSFGKTPRDYHRLNLRSIGEHQDLARELGGDWVHIGGGITWAHHDDRDHAEPLRERVRSLRQWGYRVETLSPEQVMRELEPDLFIDPDRVEEVYVAPHEGWLNGVGLCHGALSAAVRRYGAQIVRDEIVGITVQSGTVEGVVLASGERLPADAVINAAGPDAKRVAALAGIDLPVERQSGLLIVTEPAPVSLRSVINAPETSMRADGGWRLLLSRYDYDVLVESEVPLESGHPFPQQAVQNATAIIPGIAGVRVEGVRLGILAMPKDGHPIIGFDPDIAGLYHLVMHSGMTLSAIVSNLVREDLLGAEVPELTPYRPERFRDTSHRSINVKSE, encoded by the coding sequence GTGCTAATAGGGGCCTCATACTTCAGTGATGCGTCGATAGTCATCATTGGCGCCGGGGCGGTCGGGTCGGCGACGGCGTACCGGCTGGCGCAGGCCGGCGCGGCGGTGACCGTCGTCGAGCGACGCTTCCCGGGGGCCGGCACGTCCGGTAGCTCCTTTGCCTGGCTGAACTCGTTCGGCAAGACCCCGCGCGATTACCACCGGCTCAACCTGCGCTCGATCGGCGAGCATCAGGACCTCGCCCGCGAGCTGGGCGGCGACTGGGTCCACATCGGCGGCGGCATCACCTGGGCGCACCACGACGACCGCGACCACGCCGAGCCGCTGCGCGAGCGTGTGCGCAGCCTGCGTCAGTGGGGCTACCGGGTCGAGACGCTCAGCCCCGAGCAGGTGATGCGCGAGCTGGAGCCAGATCTGTTCATTGACCCGGACCGCGTCGAGGAGGTCTACGTCGCCCCGCATGAGGGCTGGCTGAATGGCGTCGGCTTGTGCCACGGCGCGCTCAGCGCGGCAGTCCGTCGCTACGGAGCGCAGATCGTCCGCGACGAGATCGTCGGGATTACGGTCCAGTCTGGCACGGTCGAGGGGGTGGTGCTGGCCAGCGGGGAGCGCCTGCCGGCCGACGCGGTGATCAACGCGGCCGGCCCCGACGCAAAACGCGTGGCCGCGTTAGCCGGAATCGATCTGCCCGTAGAGCGCCAGTCGGGGCTATTGATTGTCACCGAACCGGCGCCGGTGTCGCTACGCAGCGTCATCAACGCCCCCGAGACCTCCATGCGCGCCGACGGTGGCTGGCGGTTACTACTATCTCGCTATGACTACGATGTATTAGTTGAATCGGAAGTGCCACTAGAGAGTGGTCACCCATTCCCGCAGCAGGCAGTTCAGAATGCGACGGCGATCATCCCCGGTATTGCTGGCGTCAGGGTGGAGGGGGTTCGCCTCGGAATCTTGGCGATGCCAAAGGACGGCCACCCAATTATCGGTTTTGATCCAGACATCGCAGGCCTCTACCATCTCGTCATGCATAGTGGCATGACCCTGTCGGCGATCGTTTCAAACCTCGTGCGCGAGGACCTTCTTGGTGCTGAAGTCCCCGAATTGACTCCCTACCGACCTGAACGTTTCCGGGACACTTCTCACCGATCGATCAACGTAAAAAGCGAGTGA